A window of Thiovulum sp. ES contains these coding sequences:
- a CDS encoding DpnII restriction endonuclease (PFAM: DpnII restriction endonuclease) has product MPTFKEFLSNLKETNETLDYFVNFKKVKNNISKIEIKLNQLNFLLAHVL; this is encoded by the coding sequence TTGCCAACATTTAAAGAATTTCTCTCGAATTTAAAAGAGACAAATGAGACATTAGACTATTTTGTGAATTTCAAAAAAGTAAAAAATAATATTTCAAAAATCGAGATAAAACTCAATCAATTAAATTTTCTTTTAGCACACGTGCT
- a CDS encoding aspartate/tyrosine/aromatic aminotransferase (PFAM: Aminotransferase class I and II) — protein sequence MEFEKYPFEKLRELLSGIEPEKEPIDFTIGEPQFETPEFIQNNLKENSNLLRKYPKSGGEDYLRESMRGFMSRRFGVELENSQLIPTFGTREVLFNFPQYLLWNIENPTIAFTNPFYQIYEGSAIASRAKVIYLNLTPENNFQPEISENELQSANLVILNFPNNPTSSVLNSSQLKEWIELSQKLDFVLMNDECYSEIYVDEKPPSLLEVAKDMGISDFNNLLVINSLSKRSSAPGLRSGFIAGDEKILSGYMKYRTYLGTAIPLPLQKASAVAWSDEVHSEKTRKIYAQNLQLAGEILNVEVPKATFYIWLKVDDDLEFTKEIWKKEGIKVIAGRFLGRTGIGENFVRIALVENPEKTEIGLQRIKNFLNQ from the coding sequence ATGGAGTTTGAAAAATACCCTTTTGAGAAGTTGCGAGAACTTCTAAGTGGCATTGAGCCTGAAAAAGAGCCGATTGACTTCACAATTGGCGAACCTCAATTTGAGACTCCCGAATTTATTCAAAACAACTTAAAAGAGAACTCCAACCTTTTAAGAAAATACCCAAAAAGTGGTGGTGAAGATTATCTTCGGGAGAGCATGAGAGGTTTTATGAGTCGGCGGTTTGGTGTTGAATTAGAAAATTCTCAACTCATTCCAACATTTGGAACTCGTGAAGTTCTTTTCAATTTTCCACAATATCTACTTTGGAATATCGAAAATCCAACAATTGCATTTACAAACCCTTTTTATCAAATTTATGAAGGTTCGGCGATAGCAAGTCGTGCAAAAGTGATTTATCTAAATTTGACTCCAGAGAATAATTTTCAACCAGAAATTTCTGAAAATGAATTGCAAAGTGCAAATTTAGTAATTTTGAATTTTCCAAACAATCCGACCTCATCGGTTTTGAATTCTTCTCAATTGAAAGAGTGGATTGAACTTTCTCAAAAATTAGATTTTGTTTTGATGAATGACGAGTGTTATTCTGAAATCTATGTCGATGAAAAACCTCCGTCGCTTTTAGAAGTTGCAAAAGATATGGGAATTTCTGATTTCAATAATTTGCTTGTGATCAATTCGCTTTCAAAAAGATCGTCCGCACCAGGTTTGCGAAGCGGTTTTATTGCGGGTGATGAAAAAATCCTAAGCGGATATATGAAATATCGAACATATTTGGGGACTGCTATTCCGTTGCCATTGCAAAAAGCTTCTGCGGTTGCTTGGAGCGATGAGGTTCATTCTGAGAAAACTCGAAAAATCTATGCCCAAAATCTTCAACTTGCTGGTGAAATTTTAAATGTTGAAGTTCCAAAAGCCACTTTTTACATTTGGCTAAAAGTTGATGATGATTTAGAATTCACAAAAGAGATTTGGAAAAAAGAGGGAATTAAAGTTATTGCAGGTCGTTTTCTCGGACGAACTGGAATTGGTGAAAATTTTGTAAGAATTGCACTTGTTGAAAATCCAGAAAAAACAGAAATTGGTCTCCAAAGAATCAAAAACTTTTTAAATCAATAA
- a CDS encoding ribosomal protein L27 (PFAM: Ribosomal L27 protein~TIGRFAM: ribosomal protein L27) → MAHKKGQGSTQNNRDSAGRRLGVKKTGGENVIAGNIIIRQRGTKVHPGTGVGLGKDHTIYALIDGVVKFERKDRNRKKVSVVPA, encoded by the coding sequence ATGGCACACAAGAAAGGTCAAGGTAGTACCCAGAATAATAGGGACTCAGCTGGTAGAAGATTAGGTGTTAAAAAAACTGGTGGTGAAAATGTAATCGCTGGAAACATTATTATTCGACAAAGAGGAACAAAAGTTCATCCTGGAACTGGTGTTGGACTTGGAAAAGATCACACAATCTATGCTCTAATTGACGGTGTTGTTAAATTTGAGAGAAAAGATAGAAACCGAAAAAAGGTATCAGTAGTTCCTGCTTAA
- a CDS encoding ribosomal protein L21 (PFAM: Ribosomal prokaryotic L21 protein~TIGRFAM: ribosomal protein L21) yields MYAIVKNGGKQYRVNEGDTLFLDKIADVESGNEIELDTMAISKDGELTLGSGSVKAEVIEEGRAKKVIIYKKRRRKDSKLKKGFRRTYTKVKITAISA; encoded by the coding sequence ATGTATGCAATTGTTAAAAACGGTGGAAAACAGTACCGTGTAAATGAGGGTGATACACTCTTTTTAGACAAAATTGCAGATGTTGAGAGCGGAAATGAAATCGAACTTGACACTATGGCAATTAGTAAAGATGGCGAATTAACTCTTGGAAGCGGTTCAGTAAAAGCTGAAGTTATTGAAGAGGGAAGAGCTAAAAAAGTTATTATCTATAAAAAGAGAAGAAGAAAAGATAGTAAGCTTAAAAAAGGGTTCAGAAGAACTTACACAAAAGTAAAAATTACTGCAATTTCTGCATAA
- a CDS encoding ketol-acid reductoisomerase (PFAM: Acetohydroxy acid isomeroreductase, catalytic domain~TIGRFAM: ketol-acid reductoisomerase) yields MALNVYYDKDCNIDIIKSKTVAMIGFGSQGHAHAENLRDSGVTVVIGLRKGGSSWAKAEAKNFEVLTVAEATAKADVVMILLPDENQAEIYKNEIEPNLKEGATIAFGHGFNIHYGRIIPRKDINVTMIAPKAPGHTVRSEFVRGGGIPDLIAVGQNPSGTTKELALSYASAIGGGRTAIIETTFKDETETDLFGEQAVLCGGATSLVQAGFETLTEAGYAPELAYFECLHELKLIVDLMFEGGIEGMRYSISNTAEYGDYVSGKRVINDESKKAMKDILTEIQDGRFAKDFITEGQTGYPRMNAERNNTEATLISKTGKDLREMMPWIAKNKIVDQEKN; encoded by the coding sequence ATGGCATTAAATGTTTATTATGACAAAGATTGTAATATCGACATTATTAAAAGTAAAACAGTAGCGATGATTGGATTTGGTTCTCAAGGTCATGCTCATGCTGAAAACTTAAGAGATTCTGGTGTTACTGTTGTTATTGGTCTCCGAAAAGGTGGGAGTTCTTGGGCGAAAGCTGAAGCTAAAAACTTTGAAGTTCTTACAGTAGCAGAAGCAACGGCAAAAGCTGATGTTGTTATGATTCTTTTACCTGATGAAAATCAAGCAGAGATTTATAAAAATGAGATTGAGCCAAACCTAAAAGAGGGTGCAACAATTGCTTTCGGTCATGGTTTCAATATTCACTACGGAAGAATCATTCCAAGAAAAGACATCAATGTTACGATGATTGCACCAAAAGCCCCTGGACACACAGTTAGAAGTGAGTTTGTAAGAGGTGGTGGTATTCCTGACCTCATCGCTGTTGGACAAAACCCAAGTGGAACTACAAAAGAGTTAGCTCTTTCTTATGCTTCAGCTATTGGTGGTGGTAGAACTGCAATTATCGAAACAACTTTTAAAGATGAAACTGAGACTGACCTATTCGGAGAACAAGCTGTTCTTTGTGGTGGTGCTACTTCACTTGTTCAAGCTGGTTTTGAGACTCTTACAGAAGCAGGATATGCTCCAGAATTAGCTTACTTTGAGTGTCTTCACGAATTGAAACTTATTGTTGATTTAATGTTCGAGGGTGGTATCGAGGGAATGAGATACTCAATCTCTAACACTGCTGAATATGGTGATTATGTTTCTGGAAAGAGAGTTATCAATGATGAGTCTAAAAAGGCTATGAAAGATATTCTTACTGAGATTCAAGATGGACGATTTGCAAAAGACTTTATCACAGAGGGTCAAACTGGTTACCCAAGAATGAATGCTGAAAGAAACAATACAGAAGCTACACTTATCTCTAAAACAGGTAAAGACCTTCGTGAAATGATGCCTTGGATCGCAAAAAACAAAATTGTAGATCAAGAGAAAAACTAA
- a CDS encoding serine-pyruvate aminotransferase/archaeal aspartate aminotransferase (PFAM: Aminotransferase class-V): MLLFTPGPTPVSENTRLAMSKPTIHHRTPEFESIFEETRKLLLEMIGTDEVVLLSSSGTGAMESAVTNLTRKKLLSINAGKFGERFGKIAKANSIENVELIYDWNTPASVEEVVNLVKEDTEIDAIAIQISESSGGLRHPVEEIAKQVKEIRDISIIADGITAMGVEKIDISNIDALIGGSQKAFMLPPGLAILGLSNSAVEKIGKGKGFYFNLASEIKKQRTNTTAYTPATTLIIGLLQVLKEFKSFGFDNLYLKTEKRGKAVELAMRSIGLEIYPQVSSKAMTTIYFEKSAELRKILKSEFAVNVAGGQEQLKNTIFRINNMGIIPESEISWVLNSVELALQKMGIRDFDGTANKEYLKHIF, translated from the coding sequence ATGTTACTTTTTACACCTGGACCAACACCAGTATCTGAAAATACTCGATTGGCGATGAGTAAGCCAACTATTCACCACCGAACACCTGAGTTTGAATCTATTTTTGAAGAGACTAGAAAATTACTTTTAGAAATGATTGGAACTGATGAGGTTGTTCTTCTCTCATCTTCAGGAACGGGTGCGATGGAATCTGCCGTAACAAACTTGACTCGTAAAAAATTGCTTTCAATTAATGCAGGAAAATTTGGTGAGAGATTTGGAAAAATTGCAAAAGCAAACAGCATTGAAAATGTTGAATTAATCTACGATTGGAATACTCCTGCGAGTGTAGAAGAAGTTGTAAATCTTGTAAAAGAGGATACAGAAATTGATGCAATTGCAATTCAAATCAGTGAGTCATCTGGAGGTTTGAGACACCCAGTTGAGGAAATTGCAAAACAAGTCAAAGAGATTCGAGATATTTCGATAATTGCGGACGGAATTACTGCGATGGGAGTTGAGAAAATTGATATTTCAAATATTGATGCTCTGATTGGTGGAAGTCAAAAAGCATTTATGCTACCTCCAGGTTTAGCGATTTTGGGACTTTCAAATAGTGCGGTAGAAAAAATTGGAAAAGGCAAAGGCTTCTATTTCAATTTGGCTAGTGAAATTAAAAAGCAGAGAACAAACACAACCGCTTACACTCCTGCGACAACTCTAATCATTGGACTTTTACAAGTTTTAAAAGAGTTTAAGAGTTTTGGTTTTGATAATCTTTACTTAAAAACTGAAAAACGGGGAAAAGCTGTTGAGTTAGCGATGAGGTCTATTGGTTTGGAAATTTATCCGCAAGTCTCATCAAAAGCTATGACAACAATCTATTTTGAGAAAAGTGCTGAATTGAGAAAAATCTTAAAAAGCGAATTTGCTGTAAATGTTGCGGGTGGTCAAGAACAGTTGAAAAACACTATTTTCCGAATCAACAACATGGGAATTATTCCAGAAAGTGAGATTTCTTGGGTTTTAAATTCTGTTGAATTGGCATTACAAAAAATGGGAATTCGAGATTTTGACGGAACTGCAAACAAAGAATATTTAAAACATATCTTTTAA
- a CDS encoding glutamate-1-semialdehyde-2,1-aminomutase (PFAM: Aminotransferase class-III~TIGRFAM: glutamate-1-semialdehyde-2,1-aminomutase), translated as MGIEKSEKAFERAKKSIVGGVNSPVRAFGSVGGIPPFIERGEGGHLIDIDGNRYIDFVQSWGPLILGHTNEKVLEAVKDAVSRGLSFGAPTELETELAEDITKLLPHIERLRFVNSGTEAVMSAIRLARGFTGRDDIVKFEGNYHGHSDSLLVKAGSGATTFGKPSSDGVPADFSKHTLLAKYNDIESVKRVLGESENIACIIIEPIAGNMGLVPADKEFLYELRELTKDRGIVLIFDEVMSGFRADLRGAFGIYGIEPDLTTFGKVIGGGMPVGAFGGRAEIMDKLSPLGGVYQAGTLSGNPIAMSAGAKMLEILTQNSKIYGVLENRAKRLMSGFKEIAEKYNIAIQTDFRGTMFGYFFNSEKVSNFDDALKSDTDRFAKFHHGMLEKGIYLAPSQFEAGFISTMTTDEMIEETLKIADEVMATL; from the coding sequence TTGGGAATTGAAAAAAGTGAAAAAGCTTTTGAAAGAGCAAAAAAATCTATTGTTGGCGGAGTGAATTCTCCTGTTCGAGCTTTTGGTAGTGTTGGTGGAATTCCTCCATTTATTGAGAGAGGTGAAGGCGGACACCTCATCGATATTGACGGGAATAGATATATCGATTTTGTTCAAAGTTGGGGTCCTCTAATTCTTGGACATACAAATGAAAAAGTTTTAGAAGCTGTAAAAGATGCAGTTTCTCGGGGATTAAGTTTTGGTGCACCGACGGAATTAGAAACAGAATTAGCTGAAGACATCACAAAACTTTTACCACATATTGAGAGATTACGATTTGTAAATTCAGGAACAGAAGCAGTAATGAGTGCAATTCGACTCGCTCGAGGTTTTACGGGTCGAGATGACATTGTGAAATTTGAGGGAAATTATCACGGACATTCTGACTCGCTTCTTGTAAAAGCAGGTAGCGGTGCGACAACTTTTGGAAAACCAAGTTCTGATGGAGTTCCTGCTGACTTTTCAAAACATACACTTCTTGCAAAATATAATGATATTGAATCTGTAAAACGAGTTTTAGGTGAGTCTGAAAATATTGCATGTATTATTATTGAGCCAATTGCGGGAAATATGGGACTTGTTCCTGCGGATAAAGAGTTTCTTTACGAATTGCGAGAATTGACAAAAGATCGTGGAATAGTTTTGATTTTTGATGAGGTCATGAGTGGATTTCGTGCAGATTTACGAGGAGCTTTTGGAATTTACGGAATTGAACCAGACTTGACAACTTTTGGAAAAGTGATTGGTGGAGGAATGCCAGTTGGTGCATTTGGTGGTCGAGCTGAAATTATGGATAAACTTTCTCCACTTGGCGGAGTTTATCAAGCGGGAACACTTTCAGGAAATCCTATCGCAATGAGTGCAGGTGCAAAAATGCTAGAAATTTTGACTCAAAACAGCAAAATTTATGGTGTTTTAGAAAATCGTGCAAAGAGACTTATGTCTGGATTTAAAGAAATTGCTGAAAAATACAATATTGCAATTCAGACAGATTTTCGTGGAACAATGTTCGGATATTTTTTCAATTCAGAAAAAGTTTCAAATTTTGATGATGCTCTGAAATCAGATACTGATAGATTTGCGAAATTTCATCACGGAATGCTTGAAAAAGGAATCTATTTAGCTCCGTCGCAATTTGAGGCTGGATTTATTTCAACAATGACAACAGATGAAATGATCGAGGAGACTTTAAAAATTGCCGATGAGGTCATGGCAACACTTTAA